The window ATACACGGCGAGAGCCGTTTGGCGACCTCGAAGGTCTTGTCGACGTTCTTGGCCGTCTCGCCGAGGTACTGGCTCGTAATCATCGAGAGTTTGACCTCGACGAACGGCAGGTCGAGGTCCTGTGCGAGCGCGCGGGCGACCGACGTCTTCCCGGTGCCCGGCGGGCCGACGAAGAGGAGTTTCCCGATTTCTCTAAGGCCGATTTCCGCGAGGTAATCGCGGTGTTCGATGGCCTTGACGACCTTGTGAATCTCCTGTTCCTGGTCCTCGGTCAAGACGAGGTCCTCGAGGGTCATCTCGATTTCCTCGGGCGCGCGGATGTCGACGAGGTCGAGCATCTCCTCTTCGTCCTCGTCGAACATCTCCTCGAGTAGGGAGTCAATCCAGACCCGGTCGGCGTGGATGGGGCGGTTCTGTTCGCGGGCTTGTTCGTAGGTGATGTCGTCGAGTCGGTCCTCGAAGGCGTAGACGAGCGTGGGGTTGTTGGCGAGGCGCTCGTCGCTGATGCGCTCCAGAAGCCACGATTCGGCCATATCGCGGTCGGTGAAGTCGATTTTGCCGGAGAAGTCGTCGCGGTCGGTGAACATCAGACCGGAGACGGCCTCCCACGGGCGTTCGACGCCCGTCGCGGCGGCGGCCGTGTTCGTGGTGGTGGTCAGGGGGCGTTCGACTTCGCCGTCCTCCCAGAAGACGCGGCGGTAGCGCGGGGGAAGGTCCCGTTCGTCCAGGTCCCGGTTTTCCGTATAGAGGGACGCAGTCAGCAGAAACTCAACGACGTCGAGCTCGGGGCTGCTCATTCTCCAAGAAATTACCGCGCGTGCGGTATAAGGCCGTCGAATCGTCCATATTTCAGGCGCCCCCGACGAGCGAGTCGCGAACCCAGTTCCTGTCCGGCGCGTTATATAAACACCCTCCCGTAACCGGCTTACAATATAAGACAAATACAGGATTTAGCCTAACAAGTAAAACCCGCCCGAGTAGCAGGTTTAACGTAGGTGGACAATAATGACAGAGTGTATGAGTGACAACACGCCCGTTGTAGTAAAAGCGTACCGGACCCCGTTCGGGAAGGAGGACGGCGTCTTCGCGGACGTCCGGCCGGAAGACCTGTCGATTCCGCTCATCGACCGGATCCTCGAAGAGACCGACCTCACCGGCGAGGACGTCGACGACCTGAAGTGGGGTTGTGCCCAGCAGCGCAGCGAGCAGGGCAACAACATGGCCCGCGTCATCGCGCTGATGAGCGACCTCGGCGAGGACACCCCCGCGACGACCATCAACCGCTGGTGTGCCTCCTCCGCAGAGGCAGTCATCTCCGCCGCCGACGCCATCCGCGCCGGCCAGCGTGACTGCATCATCGCCGGCGGCGTCGAGTCGATGTCCCGCGTGAAGATGGGTCAGAACAACGAGGTCCACCCCGGCCTCAACGACTACCACAACATCGCCGCCCTCCAGATGGGTATCACCGCCGAGGAGGTCGCCGAACGCTACGACGTCTCCCGTGAGACCCAAGACGAGTACGCCGCCCAGTCCCAGCAGCGCGCCGTCGCAGCCACCGAGGAAGGCCGCTTCGACGACGAAATCGTCCCCATCGAGGGCCACGACGACGAGGGCAACGAAATCGTCGTCGAGAAGGACGAAGGCCTCCGCCCCGGTACGACCGCCGAGAAACTCGCCGAACTGCCGACGGTCTTCAAATCCGATGGGACGGTCACGCCCGGAAACGCCTCCCAGACGACCGACGGCGCCGCCGCGCTGCTCATCACCTCCGAGGAATACGCCGAGGAGCAGGGCTTCGAAATCCTCGCCGAACTCGGTAACAACGCCATCGCCGGCGTCGAACCCGAAGTGATGGGCATCGGTCCCATCCCGGCCTGTGAGAACCTCTTCGAGCGCTCCGGCACGACGGCCGACGACTACGACCTCGTCGAACTCAACGAGGCCTTCGCCTCCCAGTGTGTCTACTGTCGTGACCAGCTCGGCTTCGACAACGACAGCTACAACGTCAACGGCGGCGCAATCGCCATCGGCCACCCCCTCGGTGCCACCGGCGCGCGCCTCCCCGTGACGCTCATCCACGAGATGCAGAAGCGCGACGACGCCGAGCGCGGCATCGCGACCGAGTGTGTCGGCTTCGGTCAGGGCGCCGCCATCGAGATCTTCTCGCGATAACACGGCCAACTCCCGCATTTCTTTCGCGTCGCTACATCCCACAGCCACGGCGCCAGCGTTTTGCCCGACTGGACCGTCCGTCTACCCGATGAACCCACTGGAGAGCGACCTCGGCGTCTACGTCGTCTCGGGGCTTTTCGCCCTCGTCGTCTTCGCCGTCGCGATGACCGTGCTGGTCACTCGGACGGCCGTCGACCTCTCGGTCGGGACGGTCGCCATGTTCTCGGTCGGGTTTCTGCTCTTCGTCGGCGTCTATTTCACCGCGATGGCGGTCTATCGAGGCATCGACAGTCGAGAAGAAGTGCGGTAATCGGCGTTACAGTTCGCCTTTCGTGCTCGGCGTGTCGCTGCGCCGCTCGTCGACCCGCGTCGCGTCGTCCAGCGTCCGGGCCAGCCCTTTGAATAGCGCCTCGACCTCGTGGTGGGCGTTCTCGCCCTCTATCGAGGCGTGCAGCGTCAGACCGGCGTTCAGCGCCAGCGATTCGGCGAAGTGTCGGGCCATGTCGCTGGTGAAATCGCCAATCGAGGGCTGGCTGAACTCGCCGTCGAAGTAGAAGCGCGGCCGCCCCGAAACGTCGACGACGACCTCGGCGACGGCCTCGTCCAGCGGCACCTTTCGGTCGGCATAGCGGACGATGCCCCGCTTGTCGCCGAGTGACTCCTCGAAGGCCTCGCCCAAGGTGATACCGACGTCCTCGACGGTGTGGTGGTCGTCGATATCCAAATCGCCGTCACAGCGGACCGTGAGGTCGAAGAGGCCGTGCTTGGCGAGGGCTTCGAGCATGTGGTCGAAAAAGCCGATTCCGGTGTCGACGGTGCTGTCGCCGTCGCCGTCCAAATCGAGAGTCACCTCGATATCCGTCTCGGCCGTCTCGCGGGTCACGGCCGCCGTCCGGTCGGTCATGGCTGTGTATTTGCGCGCTCGTTTAAGGTGATTGCGGCGCTAGGAGGCCTTGTTTTTGAGGGTGGCATCCGTCCGAACCACAACACCTCCGAAGCCCTCAGCCGGCTGGCGGTCGCTAAGCGGGATATCCTCGCTCCGCTCGGATAGGGCCCGCTTAGCGACTAAACTGAACGCCACCCGGCTTCGCCCTTCGATTCCGCCAAGGAACCGCACCACACGCCTCCCCAGCCGACTCCTTCCCTCACTCCGTTCGGTCAGTCGTCCCTCGCGCGCTGGCTGGCCGGACCCCCGCTCGCTGTCGCTCGCGAGGTCGGCCAGCGCGCGCCATTTAAATAATCAATCGGCCGGGAGCGCGTGCGGCCCCTTGGGCCGTCGCGCGACCCGGGGAAGGGCAGGGCTGTGCAGTTCCTGGTGTCCTCGTGAGCGACCGAAGGGAGCGAACGAGGGCTCAGGAGAGCTTGCTCTCCTGGTGGACTGAAAGGGCGAGGTGCGGAGGCGTTCAGTTTAGTCGCTACTCAGGCCCTATCCGAGCGAGCGGAGCGAGCGAGGATATCCTGAGTAGCGACCGCCTCCGCGCCGAGGGCTTTCTACATCATCGTGGTCAGCGAGTCGCCACGCTCGAGGTAGAAAGAAACGCGGAGATACCCATTCAATCCTAGTGCTCGTCCCGCAACTCAATCTCGGCAACGAGTTCGTAGGGGTCCTTCCCCTTCCGAATCGCGTCGAGCATCGCGAAGGCCTCGTCGGGTTCGAGGAAGTGCTCGGTGACGGCCCGACCGATGGGTGTCGGGGTGAAGCCGTCGATGAAGTCGTATTCGAGCAGTTTCCCGACGGCGTGTTTCGTCGGCACCTCGCCGACCATCCGGTCGTTGAGGCGCTTGGCACCCTTCCCAGCGACGGTGATGTTGGCCAGCGTCTCCTCGATGGCCGAGGTCTCGTCGTAACGGGTGATGACCGGCTCCATCTCGCCCTTGAGGAGTTTGAAGGCAACCTCGTCCTCGCTCATTTCCATCGAGTTGTGGTAGGTGGTATCCGGTTCGACCAGCATGTACATCGTCCCCTGGTCGTGGTAGTCCGGCCGGCCCGCACGCCCGAGCATCTGCTCGAACTCCTGAACGTTGAGCCACTCGATGCCCATCGCCAGCGAGTCGAAGACGACCTGCGAGGCAGGGAAGTCGACACCCGCAGCGAGCGCGGCAGTAGTGACGACCGCGGCGAGGTCCTGATTACCGAACTGGCGTTCGACCTTCTTCCGGCGGCCGTAATCGAGGCCGGCGTGGTACGGCGCGGAATCGTATTCCAGTTTCCGCGAAATCTCGTGGCAGCGCCGCCGCGAGTTCGTGAAGATGATGGTCTGACCGCGATAGCCCATCGAGGATTTCGAGTCGAAAGCGCGTTTGACCAGTTTGTTCTCGATATCGAGTTTCTCCTGGCCGTCCGCGAAGGTGACGTGGCGTTCGATGGGCACCGGCCGCTCCTCGAACTCGATGCATTTGGCGCCGAGTTTTCTGGCGAGTTCGCCGGGGTTGCCGACCGTCGCCGAGAGGTAGACCCACTGCGTATCGCAGCGGTTCGTCTCGCAGTAGTGTTTCAGGCGGGAGATGAGGCCGTCGAGGCGGTGGCCGCGGCCCTCCTCGCCGAGGTTGTGGACTTCGTCGATGACGACGGTGCCGATGTCGCCCATGTCCTTGCCCGTCCGGAGGGCGTGGTCGATGCCCTCGTAGGTGCCGACGATGACGTCGGCGTGGGGGTCGAAGCGGTTGCCGTCGTCGCGGATGCGCGAGGACCCGACCCGAATCGAGACGTCGAGCAGGTCGCCGTAATCGTCCTCGAAGTCCTCGTGTTTCTGGTTGGCCAGCGCCACGAGGGGGACGAGAAAGAGCATCTTCCCCTCGCCTTTCAGCGCGCGGTCAATGCCGGCCAGTTCGCCGACGAGCGTCTTCCCGGTCGCCGTCGCGGAGACGACCAGTTGGTCGTCGCCGTCCAGCAGGCCGTTTTCGACGGCCAGACTCTGGACCGGCAGGAGTTCGTCGAACTTCTGGAGTTGGGATTTCAGGTCGCCGTGGACGTCGATATCGCGCGTGGAGACGAGGTCGATATCGTCCGTCGTGGCGCTGATTTCGTCGAACTTCGTGAGTTCGGGGTCGAGTTGCCCCGACAGCAGGTTCTTGACGCGTTCGAGGTCGCCGACTTCCAGCAGGAGGTCTTCGAGGCGGTCGCGGGCCCCCGACCGGAGGCCGCGGTAGTTGGCCTCACGTTCGAGTTCGCGGCGGGCACAGTCCGGGCAGATGTGCTCGTCGTCGGCCTGAATGGCCGTCTCGGAGGTCAGCGGCGAGTAGCGGCCCTTGCCGGCGCAGTACCGGCAGGTCCGGACCTGCTTGGCGTCGAGTTGGTAGCCGTCGAGCATCGCTTCGAGTTCCCGCCGTCCGTCGCGGGAGGTCTGCTCGGAGATGCGGATACGGCGAGCACGGCGGGCCATCTCGACGAACTGTTCGGGGCGGCGCGGCACCTCGTCGTCGCCGTCCTTGACGCGGAAGCGGCCGGGTCGCGGGCCGGCGCTCGTCTGCTTCATCTCGAGGCGCCCGCGGAGCAGTCGCTCGCCATCGCGGCGGACGACGACGGTGTACTCGTCGCGACCCTCATGCAGGAAGAGGGTATCGACGTCGGCGACCTGCTGTGACACGGGCGTCTGTAGTGTATCAGGGTATTTCAGTCGTCCGGGATTGGTGTGGACGGATGACACAGCGAGGCCCGCCTTATAAGACGGATCGTGTGTAATATTACCATACTGTCCTCCCCGCAGGCGCGGCGCGAGGGGGACGGCGAGGGGAGCACAATGCCAACCTACGTCCACCTGATGGAACTCGGCAAGGAGAGCCTCGAAACGATGGAGAAAAGCCCGGACCGACGGCAGGCGGCACGGGAGATGATTACCGGGGAGGGCGGCGAGTTACTGGCCATCTACTACACGTTCGGCCGCTACGACGTCGTCGCCGTGGCCGAATACCCGGACGACGGCGCGGCCGCCCGGGCGGCAATCACGTTCCGCGGCGAGGGCAACACGAGCGTCGAGACGCTACCGGCCTTCACCGAAGGCGAGTGGGACGAAGAGGTGGTCGAAAAGATGGAGTAGGCCAGTCGCCCCGACCGCCTACTCGTCGACCAGTTCGATGCTGTCGTCGCCGGTCGGCACCGCACAGATAAAGGAACCCTGCTGGTCGCTTTCGTTGCGGTACCAGTGGACCGTTCCGGCCGGGATGAGCAGCGAGTCGCCGGCGCTGACAGTGTGTTCTTCGTCGCCGCTCACGGCTTCGCCGTTCGCCCGAGGCGTCTCCGACGCCTCGCTGATCCCGACGACGTACTTGCCTTCGAGAACGTACTGCTCGTGTTCGATGTCGTTGGTGTGTTTCGGCACCTCGGCGCCCGCTTCGAGGACGAACCGGCGGATGGCGAGGTTCGGCGCGCCGTGTTCGGGGCCGACGAGCACGCCCTTTTTCATGCCCTCGGCGGCGTCGACGGCTTCGTAGTCGATGTCCTCCGCACGACGGAGCAGCGGCTTGGGTTCGGATGCGGTCATACCGTCACCTACCGCGGCAACCACTACGAAACCCCCGGTCCGACCGCGGGCGACCGGTCGGGCTTTAAGGAGACGGCGGCCCGACGGTGGGATATGAAGGGTTTTCGCGTCGGGAGCGCCTTCGGTATCCCGATCCGGCTTGACCTGACGTTTCTGCTCGTGTTGCCGGTGTTTGCCTACATTATCGGCGCCCAGATCGGCGAGTTGGTCGTCCTGCTCAACGACTCGGTCGCACTCGGTATCGACCCCGACGCGCTGACCGGGTCGGGACTGGCCCGCTACGGCATCGGCACTATCACCGCCATCGGCCTCTTCGTCTGTGTCGTCGCCCACGAATTCGGCCACTCGCTCGTGGCCCGGCGATACGACGTCCCCATCGAATCCATCACGCTGTGGCTGCTCGGCGGCGTCGCACAGATGGAGGAAATCCCCGAAGACTGGAAGACGGAGTTCAACATCGCCATCGCCGGCCCCATCGTCTCGGTTCTTCTCGGCATCGGTGCCTACGCCGCCTTCCAGTTCGTGCCGAGCGACGGCTTCCTGCTGGCGGCGACCCGCTTCATCCTCGCGTATCTCGCTCTCATGAACGTCGTGTTGGCCGGATTCAACCTGCTGCCCGGCTTCCCGATGGACGGCGGCCGAATCCTTCGGGCGTTTCTGGCCCGCGACCGCCCGCACGCGCAGGCGACCCAGCAGGCCGCGAAGGTCGGCCAGGCTTTCGCCGTCATGCTGGGCCTCTTCGGCCTGCTCGCCGGCTTCAACATCCTCCTCATCCTGCTGGCCTTCTTCATCTACATCGCCGCCGCCTCCGAATCCAAGCGGACGGTTATGAACGCCGCCTTCGAGGGAGTCACCGTCGGCGACGTGATGACCCCGCGGGACCGCCTCGACACGGTGTCCCCGAAGACGTCGGTCGCCGAGTTCATGGACCGAATGTTCCGCGAGCGCCACACCGGCTATCCCGTTACTGAGGGCGGGGCGGGAACCGCCCCGGACAGTGCGAGCGGCGACAAGCCGCGAGCGGGCGGCCGCCCCGTCGGCGTCGTCACCCTCTCGGACGCACAGCAAATCGACGAGGTCGAACGCGACGCCTACCGCGTCGAGGACGTGATGAGTCGCGACCTCCAGGCGGTCACGCCGGACACGCCGGTCATGGACGCCTTCGAGACGATGCAGCGCAACGACATCGGCCGCCTACTGGTCGTCGACGACGCCGAGGACCCGAACAGCCTCGTCGGCCTCCTTTCCCGGACCGACGTGATGACGGCGCTGGAAATCATCAAATCCGGCGGCCAACCGGGCGCTCAGCGACTCCGCAACGAAAGCCCGATGCCCGCCGAAACCATCGACAGAGAGCGCACCTAGAACTCACGCAGGTAGCCGCACTGCCGGCATTTCCATTTTCCCTCCTCGATTTTCTCGAACTGGGTTTTCTCGAACGGCCCGCCGAGGTCGTCCGGGCAGTCCGGGTTCGGACATCTATCCGGTGGCGCCCTCATATGTTATCACCCATCACGGTCGGTTGCCATATAATACCCCGTCGGACGCCCGACCGCCGCTGTCAGTCCGCCAACTCGACGTTCGAGGAGAGCCACGCCTCGGCCTCCTCGAGCGCGTCGACGTCGGAAGCCGTCAGTTTCAACCGATTGTGGCCGGCCTCCTGGTCGGGATAACAGCCGACCCTGACGTCGAAGCGGTCGCGTACCTCGTCGAGGCGACTCAGCAGTTTTGCCTCGGGTTCGTCCGTGTAGACGAACCGCGATTCGACGTCTCCCGAGAACTCGCCGTCGACCTCCTCGAACATCCGCTTCATCTCCGCGGGGATGCCGGGGAAGACGTAGACGTTTTCGAGAACACAGCCCGGCGACAGCCCCGCGTGATTGATGAGCGGCCGAGAGCCCTCCGGCAGGGTCGCCTCCTCCGCTGCGTCGACATCGAGGTCCGGATACTCCCCGGCGATGGCCTCCAGCGTCCGCTCGACGTCCGCGAGCGCGAGGTCGTCGACGGCGAGTTCGCGGTCGAAGGCCGCCGCGACGGCGTCCATCGTCACGTCGTCCGGCGTCCGGCCGAGGCCCCCCGTCACGATGACGGCGTCGAAGGCGTCGCTGTACCGCTGGACTGCCTCGACGATGGCCGCCTCGTCGTCGGGAACCGTCAGAATCCGCGCGACGGAGACGCCGCGTTCGGTCAACTGCGTCGCCAGCCACGTCGCGTTGGTGTTCTCCGTGTCGCCGGCGAGAAGTTCGTCACCGACCGTCAGAAGTGCCGCCTGCATGCCCGTTCGTCGGGGGCGCTGACGGTTAGGCCTTCTCACCGATGAGGCTCGACGGCCTTGTCAGGTCGCCGCTTCCAGTTGTGCGCGGTCGACATGTCCAAACTCCGCCTTCCGGTGGCAGGACGGACACAGCGAGACGACGTTTTCGAGGTAGTGGGCGTCTGCTTCGGTCGTGACTGGCGTCTCGACGAACGCCCGGACCGGCACGATATGGTGGACGTCCGGGTTCCGGCCGAGTTCTTCTTTCGACGTACCGCAGAGGACACACTGGTAGCCATCCCGTTCGAGCGCCTGCCTGCGGACGCGGTTCCATCCCCTGCCGTAGTTGGCCTCGACGCCGCCCTTCCAGTTCGGATGGCCCTTACCGGTGAACTCCTCGGATATCCATTCGTACTGACACTCGTCGCTACAAAAGACGTGTTCGCTGTTGATGTTGTTCTGCTGGCGGACGACCTTGGCATTACACCAGTCGCAAGCGAGTTCCTGTTTTCCTCCGGACCAGCGGGGGTTCCTTTCCCCTGAGACGTCCGGTCGATACCGCCAGTTCGCCTCTTCAACGCAGTCGCCACAGTATAAGCCCGTTTTCTCCGACGGATAGTAGTCGAATTCCGTACGACAGATTATACACTCGGTCGTTTCCTTCCCGCCGCTGTAATTGGGATTGTTTGCTCCAGCGAACGAGACGACCGCATCGCGACACTCGTCGCTACAGTATTTCCGTTTCGTCTCGGAGTAGAATTCGGTACGACAGTGGCTACACGTTCTATTCGGCAACGGTTCGTCATGGCCCTGACTGTGATGAACCCGAAGGCCACGCTCAGTGTCGAACGCTCGGTTACAGGTCGGACACCGATGCATAAATCCGGATTCTTCCCGATATCACAAATAGTAACGCACCGTGGAGAAAGAACTCACCGAGCGAATATTACCAAGGATAATTAGGTCCGGGTGCGGAAATTGAATCCGCCTCACAGCCGCCACAGGGCTGTAGGATGCCACTACCCCAACCCGGACACGCATGTAAATCTAAGCGCACTCCGCTTCATATACGTTACGACTTTTCCAACCTGTGCAACGTCTACGCATACCTGTCAGTCCATTTTTAAGCGCCGACCGACTAGCACCGATACCGTGGCGATTACGGACAAAATCTACGTGAAGAACCACCGGCAGTTGGCCTCCCAACTGGAGACGTCCTTCCCCAAGAGCGCCTTCTCCGGGGCGACGCTGGATATCCTCTTTACCGGCGACGCCCTCGCCAAACTCGACGACGCCTCCCGGGACCGTGCCCTGGAGTTCGCCGAGGATTTCCTGGACTGTGACTGCCAGTCCAATCCCCACTGTGGCTGTCCCCAGCGGAAGTTCATCGCCTACCTGCTGGAGTTACGCGCGGAGGGACTCGGTCCCGATGCCATCGTCGACGTGATGGGCGACGATTACATGCTGTATGCGTATCCCGGTGACGTCCTATCGTTCCTCGATAACGGCGTTCGGACGCTGGAGGCCGCCGAGCAACTGGCCGATGTCGACGAACGGCAGGAGATGGCCGAGAAGATTCGGCAGAAGAAACGCGAACTATCGGGCTAGGGTCGCCGAGGCGACGAATCAGCCGAGGCGGAACGGTTCTTCTTCGTTTTCCTCGCTATCGAGGTCTTCGAGCTGGATGACGTCTTCGGCTTCCTGCTCTTCCACCTGCTGGCTGAGTTTGGTGACGTACTGCTTGTACTCGTCGAGCTGCTCGCGGAGGTGTTCGGCTTCCAGTTCCAGCCGCTCGTGTTCGCGGACGAAGCTCTTCGGCACCTCGACTTTCGGCGGGAAGCTCTCGGCCGGCGAGGAGGTTTCGGTGGCGCTGCCCTGCTTGAGTTCGTGTTCGGGGACGACGCGCACCTGCCCGTCGTGAGCAACCAGCGTGTCGACGTAGTCCCGGAACACGGCTGAAAGCGAGATGTCCCGCTCCTCGGCTATCTCCCGGAGGGTCTCGAACGCGTCCTCGTTGACCCGAAAGGAGATAGTTTTGTTCTTGTTGCCCATAGCTAATCCCTAACTGAACGGTCCATCCATATAAGGGTTTGTCAGACGCACGCAAGCCTACTTTTACGGGCCAGTATGCAGCCAAGCGCTGACCCCTCAAAAGGAAATTTCCGAGTCCAGAATGTCGAATCTTGAACGTTCTTAATGCTACCAACGAATCGCCACCTATGCGCCGCCGCGCATTCCTCGCGTCCGCCCTGACCGCCGCCTCCACCATCGCTGCGGGATGTGGTGCTGTCGAATCACGAACCGAACACACGGACCCAACGATAAAAACCGATGACAATCCCCGGGATAACGCGAAGTACCTCGAATTTCGCGGAGAGAGCGGGGAACTCGCCACCGTGGGCGTCGACCCCAGGTTCGACCCCCTGCCGAGCAATCTCTTCACGACGATTTCGCACCGTGAGGACACCGAACTGCAGTCGTTAACACAACGGTTCGCGGCACCGGACGGTGACGGCACGCCGCCGCGACTCTCGCTCCGAGGGCCGTTTATGGGCGACCGCGAACCCCACCCGTCCGTATCACTGTATCGGGAGGGAGCGGCCGCAGTTGTCGAAGTCCACCGGTTCGGCGAACTCGCCGACGAGACCGTGTTCATAGACCTCCCGGTCACTCGATGGCCTGAGTCGGCCCGCCGACTCGTCGTCGAGAGTACCGTCGAACTCACCGAGCCGGGGCTAACAGACCGGACGCACGTCCTCGATGGCCGATTCGAATTCGAGTTCGACGATGAATGAACGGCGTTCGATTGGTTCGGCGCTGTCGACGTAGCTTCGTCGCGAGAGCCTCGTGAACTGTAAATAGCGCGCTTAAAAGGGAGACACGCCAGCCCGTACCAGCGAACGAAAACGGGTTTACCGACGGCCGACTCACCCACACCCATGATACTCCCGGGCTCCGCCTCACAGGACCTCGCCGCGGCGCTTGCGGCCGAACTCGACGAGCCGCTCGCCGCCGTCGAGTACGACCGCTTCGCCGACGGCGAGCAAATCGTCCGCGTCCCCGAGTCGGCCGACCGTGCGGTCGTCGTCGCCTCGACCGTCTCCGATGCCGCCCACGTCCAGTTGCTCCAGTTGCAGGACGCCGCCCGCCAGCAGGCCGACGAGGTCGTGACCGTCCTACCGTACATGGGCTATGCCCGGCAGGACGAACCCTTCGAGGAGGGCCAGCCGGTCTCGGCCCGCGCGATGGCGAAGGCGATTTCGACCGGCACCGACCGCGTACTGACGGTCAATCCCCACGAGGACGCCGTCTGTGACTTCTTCGACGCCCCCTGCGAGTCGGTCGACGCGGCAGGCCGCCTCGCCGAACCGCTGCCCGACCTCACCAGACCCCTCTTTCTCTCACCCGACGCCGGGGCCATCGACCTCGCTGAGACCGTCCGGGACGCCTACGGGGCCGGTGAGACAGACTACTTCGAGAAACACCGCGTTTCCGATACCGAAGTCGAAATCCAGCCCAGCGACGCCGACACGACGGGCCGGGACGTCGTCTTGGTCGACGACATCATCGCCACGGGGTCGACGATGAGCAGCGCTATCGCCCAACTGTCGGGGCCATCCCACATCTTCGTCACCTGCATCCACCCGATGTTGGCCGCCAGCGCCCGGACGAAACTGGCCAACGCGGGCGTGGATGCGGTCTACGGCACCGACACCATCGAACGCGCCGTCTCGGCGGTCAGCGCCGCGCCGGCAATCGCCGAGCACCTCTAAGACCGCCGCGCGAGAAGAAGGCTGCCCGCGAGCACGAGTGCCGCGAGGCCGGCGCCGAGGCCGGACCCGCTGCCTTCGGTGGGCGTGGCTCCGTCCCCCTGCCGGGAAGTGCCGCCGGGTCCAGCCGTCGACGTTTCGGGAGCGGCCGTCTCGTCGCGGACCGTCACCGTCGTCGACCGGTCCCCGGCAGCAACTGTGTACTCGCCCGGGCTATCGAAACGCGTCGTCGTGGCGACTGTCGTCGTTCCGTCGTCGATTTCTACCGCTTTCGCGTCGATTCGCTGGCCGTCGACCGAGAACTCGACGTTGCCAGCGGCCGGCCGGTCGGCCGACGATTCGACGGTCGCTTCTATCGTCACCTGCTCGCCGAGCGCGGCATCGGTCGGTGCGACGCTGAGGCCGGTCACTACGGGGTCGGCGGGCGCCTCGACGGTGACCGTATCGGTGGCGCCGCCGACGCTGATGGCGTAGTCGCCGGTCGCATCGAAGGCTCGTGAGAACTCGACGGTCGTCTCCTCGTCGGGCGCGAGCGTCCCGGTTTCGGTCGCGACGGTCTCGCCGTCGACGGTGAACTCAGCCGTGAAGTCGCCCTCCTGACTGCCGACGTTCCGGATACGGACCGTCGGCCGAAGCGTCTCGCCGGTCACGATACGCGGCTCGTCGAGAGCGGTCGTCCGGTAGGGGCCG of the Natronomonas halophila genome contains:
- the prs gene encoding ribose-phosphate diphosphokinase; the encoded protein is MILPGSASQDLAAALAAELDEPLAAVEYDRFADGEQIVRVPESADRAVVVASTVSDAAHVQLLQLQDAARQQADEVVTVLPYMGYARQDEPFEEGQPVSARAMAKAISTGTDRVLTVNPHEDAVCDFFDAPCESVDAAGRLAEPLPDLTRPLFLSPDAGAIDLAETVRDAYGAGETDYFEKHRVSDTEVEIQPSDADTTGRDVVLVDDIIATGSTMSSAIAQLSGPSHIFVTCIHPMLAASARTKLANAGVDAVYGTDTIERAVSAVSAAPAIAEHL
- a CDS encoding competence/damage-inducible protein A produces the protein MQAALLTVGDELLAGDTENTNATWLATQLTERGVSVARILTVPDDEAAIVEAVQRYSDAFDAVIVTGGLGRTPDDVTMDAVAAAFDRELAVDDLALADVERTLEAIAGEYPDLDVDAAEEATLPEGSRPLINHAGLSPGCVLENVYVFPGIPAEMKRMFEEVDGEFSGDVESRFVYTDEPEAKLLSRLDEVRDRFDVRVGCYPDQEAGHNRLKLTASDVDALEEAEAWLSSNVELAD
- a CDS encoding ribbon-helix-helix protein, CopG family, with product MGNKNKTISFRVNEDAFETLREIAEERDISLSAVFRDYVDTLVAHDGQVRVVPEHELKQGSATETSSPAESFPPKVEVPKSFVREHERLELEAEHLREQLDEYKQYVTKLSQQVEEQEAEDVIQLEDLDSEENEEEPFRLG
- a CDS encoding HNH endonuclease, whose product is MPNRTCSHCRTEFYSETKRKYCSDECRDAVVSFAGANNPNYSGGKETTECIICRTEFDYYPSEKTGLYCGDCVEEANWRYRPDVSGERNPRWSGGKQELACDWCNAKVVRQQNNINSEHVFCSDECQYEWISEEFTGKGHPNWKGGVEANYGRGWNRVRRQALERDGYQCVLCGTSKEELGRNPDVHHIVPVRAFVETPVTTEADAHYLENVVSLCPSCHRKAEFGHVDRAQLEAAT
- a CDS encoding DUF5814 domain-containing protein — protein: MAITDKIYVKNHRQLASQLETSFPKSAFSGATLDILFTGDALAKLDDASRDRALEFAEDFLDCDCQSNPHCGCPQRKFIAYLLELRAEGLGPDAIVDVMGDDYMLYAYPGDVLSFLDNGVRTLEAAEQLADVDERQEMAEKIRQKKRELSG